A single window of Zea mays cultivar B73 chromosome 10, Zm-B73-REFERENCE-NAM-5.0, whole genome shotgun sequence DNA harbors:
- the LOC100273165 gene encoding ubiquitin-protein ligase, with translation MSSLPLPESPMAAENEACDWGEMPSDALVSVFGKLDVIEILTGAGLVCRAWHRLAASDPMLWRRVDMRHMSYGYEGERLQTEKVEDMARAAIDPSAGTMEPFFADTIVNDDLLRCLSQRSGKRLQTEKVEAMARAAIDRSAGTMEAFFADIFVNDDLLRYLSQRAPSLKCLHLSACNFTDQCFAEAINCFPQLEELDVTLCLLYGSACEAVGRACPQLKRFRLNELWSISRKEDIGMEALGIASTMPRLQELELIGNNLTNDGLMSILDRCPRLESLDIRECFNIQMDDALKLKCSRIRDLRLPHDPIFFDDTRYWPYYINSGVFDSDIDSEVGTYDDPLDDMGESMSIMFNDDFYV, from the exons ATGTCCTCGCTGCCGCTGCCGGAATCACCTATGGCCGCCGAGAACGAAGCCTGCGACTGGGGTGAGATGCCGTCTGACGCGCTCGTGTCCGTGTTTGGGAAGTTGGACGTGATCGAGATCCTGACCGGGGCCGGGCTGGTCTGCCGCGCCTGGCACCGTCTCGCGGCCTCGGACCCCATGCTGTGGCGCCGCGTCGACATGAGGCACATGAGCTATGGCTACGAGGGGGAGCGGCTGCAGACCGAAAAGGTCGAGGACATGGCGCGCGCCGCAATCGACCCCTCCGCGGGCACCATGGAGCCGTTCTTTGCCGATACCATTGTCAACGACGACCTCCTGCGCTGCCTTTCTCAGAGGTCGGGGAAGCGACTGCAGACCGAGAAGGTCGAGGCCATGGCGCGCGCCGCAATCGACCGCTCCGCGGGCACCATGGAGGCGTTCTTTGCCGATATCTTCGTCAACGACGACCTCCTGCGCTACCTTTCTCAGAG GGCCCCCTCATTGAAGTGCCTCCATCTCTCCGCCTGCAATTTCACCGATCAATGTTTTGCAGAGGCGATTAATTGCTTCCCTCAGCTGGAGGAGCTAGATGTTACATTATGCTTATTGTATGGCAGCGCGTGTGAGGCTGTTGGGAGAGCCTGCCCACAGCTTAAACGCTTCAGGCTGAATGAACTCTGGTCTATTTCTCGAAAGGAGGATATTGGCATGGAAGCATTAGGGATCGCTAGCACCATGCCAAGACTCCAAGAACTTGAGTTGATTGGTAACAATCTGACAAATGATGGGCTCATGTCAATCCTTGACCGTTGCCCTCGCCTCGAATCCCTTGACATTCGCGAGTGCTTCAACATACAAATGGACGATGCGCTTAAACTGAAGTGTTCCAGGATACGAGATCTAAGGCTTCCTCATGACCCCATCTTCTTCGACGACACCAGGTATTGGCCTTATTACATCAACAGTGGCGTATTTGACTCAGACATTGATTCCGAGGTCGGCACATATGATGATCCGCTGGATGATATGGGTGAGTCGATGTCAATCATGTTCAATGATGACTTTTATGTCTGA